Proteins encoded by one window of Grus americana isolate bGruAme1 chromosome 7, bGruAme1.mat, whole genome shotgun sequence:
- the ECD gene encoding protein ecdysoneless homolog, which produces MTTPHPREGGALPPGSARLGPARPAAMEGIGRAALAEDAVCYRLFAATGAGDETLLRRCAEVIVVRFAPLLAAYIWQRQPFRLRYVPPRGETPAHVGGTTLFGDNVEDEWFIVYLIREITREFPGLAARIDDNDGEFLLIEAADFLPKWLNPENSDNRVFFYKGELHIIPLSETHEQEECDLSAASPKISQALTLLSTRSEEFLAAEPIRTAVYKRISGYPEKIQASFHRAHCYLPAGIAAVLRQRPSLVAAAVQAFYLRDPVDLRACRSFQTFPPDERVMTVVTFTKCLYAQLVQQKFVPDRRSGYTLPPPSHPQYKAYELGMKLAHGFEILCSKCSKGSPDSKRSVLSGPLWERFLRSLKEKNYFKGEMEGSAKYLELLHMAEDYFEQSVTKPESSVEVSPGDEILTLLQTTTIDLKEFEREAACLPPEDDDSWLEITPDDLDQMLKEARNESLPSSNEEEQKYDLEAVAESMKAFVSKVSTHEGAEMPWSSDESHVTFDVDSFTKALDRILGADSEELDSDDLDEEEEFDFSDEDDEDFDAENQRQDQKELPNELIGSLKSYMNEMDRELAHTNVGKSFTTQKKGASSVNATMSQNAGPDSGAEDTELAPVDVDMNLVANLLESYSAQSGLAGPTSNILQSMGVYLPENADHICSNKGARE; this is translated from the exons atgACGACACCCCACCCCCGGGAAGGCGGAGCGTTaccgcccggctcggctcggctcggcccggcccggcccgccgccaTGGAGGGGATCGGGCGGGCCGCGCTGGCGGAGGACGCCGTGTGCTACCGCCTCTTCGCGGCGACGGGGGCGGGAGATGAGACGCTGCTGCGCCGTTGCGCCGAGGTGATCGTGGTGCGCTTCGCGCCGCTCCTGGCCGCCTACatctggcagaggcagccctTCCGCCTGCGCTACGTGCCGCCGCGGG GCGAGACCCCGGCGCACGTCGGCGGCACCACGCTGTTCGGGGATAACGTGGAGGACGAGTGGTTCATCGTCTACCTCATCCGGGAGATCACCAGGGAGTTCCCGGGGCTGGCGGCCAG GATCGATGACAACGATGGGGAGTTTCTCTTGATTGAAGCAGCTGATTTTCTCCCAAAGTGGCTGAATCCTGAGAATAGTGACAACAGG GTGTTCTTTTACAAAGGAGAACTGCACATCATTCCACTGTCAGAGACTCACGAGCAGGAGGAATGTGACTTATCTGCTGCCAGTCCAAAAATCTCGCAGGCGTTAACGCTGTTATCCACCCGTTCGGAGGAGTTCCTGGCTGCAGAACCCATTAGAACAGCAGTGTATAAACGCATCAGTGG GTATCCTGAGAAAATTCAGGCCTCATTTCACCGAGCCCACTGCTACCTTCCAGCAGGCATTGCGGCAGTGCTGAGACAGCGCCCTTCATTGGTGGCTGCAGCGGTCCAGGCCTTTTACCTACGAGATCCAGTAGATTTACGAGCATGTCGCTCTTTTCAAACTTTCCCTCCAGACGAGCGTGTGATGACTGTA GTTACTTTCACAAAGTGTTTATATGCACAACTGGTGCAGCAGAAGTTTGTTCCAGACAGACGCAGTGGATACACGCTGCCCCCCCCATCTCACCCTCAGTACAAAGCCTATGAACTGGGCATGAAACTG GCTCATGGCTTTGAAATTTTGTGCTCCAAGTGCAGTAAAGGATCTCCTGATTCCAAGAGAAGTGTGTTAAGTGGTCCCCTGTGGGAGAGATTCCTCCgcagcctgaaggaaaaaaattatttcaag GGAGAAATGGAAGGATCTGCTAAGTACTTGGAACTGCTGCATATGGCAGAAGATTACTTTGAGCAATCTGTTACCAAGCCAGAAAG ctcTGTTGAAGTGAGCCCAGGTGATGAAATCTTGACATTACTACAGACAACAACCATCGATTTGAAGGAATTtgagagagaagcagcttgTCTTCCTCCAGAGGATG ATGACAGTTGGCTGGAGATTACACCAGATGATCTAGATCAGATGCTGAAGGAGGCAAGAAATGAATCCCTCCCTTCCTCAAAtgaggaagagcagaaataCGATTTGGAAGCAGTTGCTGAAAGCATGAAGGCTTTTGTATCCAAAGTCTCAACGCATGAAGGAGCAGAAATGCCATG gtCATCTGATGAATCCCATGTTACCTTTGACGTAGATTCTTTTACAAAAGCGTTAGACAGAATTTTAG GGGCAGACTCAGAAGAGCTGGATTCTGATGATCTGGATGAAGAGGAGGAGTTTGACTTCTCAGATGAGGATGATGAAGACTTCGATGCTGAAAATCAAAGGCAAGACCAGAAGGAGTTGCCTAATGAGCTTATAGGCAGTCTCAAGTCATATATGAATGAGATGGACCGTGAACTGGCACACACCAATGTTGGTAAAAGTTTCACCACCCAAAAGAAAGGG GCAAGTTCTGTTAATGCAACTATGTCTCAAAATGCCGGCCCTGATTCTGGAGCTGAAGATACTGAGTTGGCACCAGTTGATGTGGATATGAACCTCGTAGCTAACCTGCTTGAATCCTATAGTGCTCAGTCTGGACTGGCAGGACCCACTTCTAACATTTTACAAAGCATGGGAGTGTATTTACCTGAAAATGCAGATCATATTTGCTCTAATAAGGGAGCAAGAGAATAA